In the genome of Girardinichthys multiradiatus isolate DD_20200921_A chromosome 7, DD_fGirMul_XY1, whole genome shotgun sequence, one region contains:
- the LOC124871726 gene encoding gamma-crystallin S-like, which produces MGRIIFYEDKNFQGRHYECDSDCSDFHAYLSRCNSIRVDSGAWLVYERPNYMGYQYVLTKGEYPEYQRWMGLNDHLSSCKIVHFTSGTQYKMQLYEKADFGGQAVEATEDCPSLLEKFRWREVNSCKVFDGWWVFYERPNYTGRQYFLEKGEYRKPGDWGATSPTVQSFRRFTE; this is translated from the exons ATGGGCAGG ATTATCTTTTACGAGGACAAGAATTTTCAGGGCCGTCATTATGAATGTGACAGTGACTGCTCGGATTTCCACGCCTACCTGAGCCGCTGCAATTCCATCCGAGTGGACAGTGGAGCCTGGTTGGTGTATGAGAGGCCCAACTACATGGGCTACCAGTACGTCCTGACCAAAGGGGAGTACCCGGAGTACCAGCGCTGGATGGGACTTAACGATCACCTCAGCTCCTGCAAAATAGTCCACTTT ACTAGTGGGACCCAGTACAAGATGCAGCTGTATGAGAAGGCCGACTTTGGCGGCCAGGCTGTGGAAGCCACAGAGGACTGTCCCTCGCTCCTGGAGAAGTTCCGCTGGAGGGAGGTCAACTCCTGCAAGGTCTTTGACGGCTGGTGGGTTTTCTATGAGCGTCCCAATTACACTGGACGCCAGTACTTCCTGGAGAAGGGAGAGTACCGCAAGCCTGGAGACTGGGGTGCCACCAGTCCGACGGTGCAGTCCTTCAGGCGCTTCACAGAATGA